A portion of the Macaca mulatta isolate MMU2019108-1 chromosome 4, T2T-MMU8v2.0, whole genome shotgun sequence genome contains these proteins:
- the DDO gene encoding D-aspartate oxidase isoform X2, giving the protein MTEAELKKFPQYVFGQAFTTLKCECPAYLPWLEKRIKGSGGWMLTRRIDDLWELYPSFDIVVNCSGLGSRQLAGDAKIFPVRGQVLQVQAPWVEHFIRDGSGLTYIYPGTSHVTLGGTRQKGDWNLSPDAENSREILSRCCALEPSLHGACNIREKVGLRPYRPGVRLQTELLARDGRRLPVVHHYGHGSGGISVHWGTALEAARLVSECVHALRTPIPKSKL; this is encoded by the exons ATGACTGAGGCTGAGCTGAAGAAATTCCCCCAGTATGTGTTTGGTCAGGCTTTTACAACCCTGAAATGCGAATGCCCTGCCTACCTCCCGTGGTTGGAGAAAAG GATAAAAGGAAGTGGAGGCTGGATGCTCACTCGGCGAATAGACGACCTGTGGGAACTTTATCCGTCCTTCGACATCGTGGTCAACTGTTCAGGCCTTGGAAGCAGACAGCTTGCAGGAGACGCAAAGATTTTCCCTGTAAGGGGCCAAGTGCTCCAAGTTCAGGCTCCCTGGGTGGAGCATTTTATCCGAGATGGCAGTGGGCTGACGTATATTTATCCTGGTACATCCCATGTAACCCTAGGTGGAACTAGGCAAAAAGGGGACTGGAATCTGTCCCCAGATGCAGAAAATAGCAGAGAAATTCTTTCCCGATGCTGTGCTCTGGAGCCCTCCCTCCACGGAGCCTGCAACATCAGGGAGAAGGTGGGCTTGAGGCCCTACAGGCCAGGTGTGCGACTGCAGACAGAGCTCCTTGCCCGAGATGGCCGGAGGCTGCCTGTAGTCCACCACTATGGCCATGGGAGTGGGGGCATCTCGGTGCACTGGGGCACTGCTCTGGAGGCTGCCAGGCTGGTGAGCGAGTGTGTCCATGCCCTCAGGACCCCCATTCCCAAGTCAAAGCTGTAG